The following proteins are encoded in a genomic region of Candidatus Schekmanbacteria bacterium:
- a CDS encoding efflux RND transporter periplasmic adaptor subunit, producing MSRQTKIKKILIPFIIIALGFVVRWALVQSKPAPNKKIEKNTGPLVNFLTVEKKDYQITVSGTGEVTPKQEANITPQVSGRIVYLSPHFLKGGFFRKGEVFFKIEPIDYELALAQAKANLQRLKNEYNRSKALFEKGMINENAYEKALDDYKVAEARFKQAKLDLQRTVVKAPFNCLIRTEDIDIGEYVRAGNSVGTIAGTDSVEIIVPLPQKDLYWIDIPQMKSKKEGAEAEVILETPDNNFVWKGKVVRILGEINRLDRMPRVVVEVSDPYQLKKRREDKAPNLAIGSFVKVHIKGKLFPSICAIPRKLLLNDSTVWLIDNSNRLRKQKITVLHREEDVLLIKDGLDSGDRLLLTNIPGAADGLVVSPVNGGVAE from the coding sequence ATGAGCCGGCAGACAAAAATAAAGAAAATATTAATTCCATTCATAATCATTGCTCTCGGTTTTGTTGTCCGTTGGGCGCTTGTACAGTCCAAGCCTGCACCAAATAAAAAGATTGAAAAAAACACAGGACCCCTTGTAAATTTCTTAACTGTTGAAAAAAAGGACTATCAGATTACTGTTTCAGGAACAGGAGAGGTAACTCCCAAGCAGGAAGCCAATATAACTCCGCAAGTGAGCGGGAGAATAGTTTACCTTTCACCTCACTTTCTAAAAGGCGGCTTTTTCAGAAAAGGTGAAGTTTTTTTCAAAATAGAGCCAATTGATTATGAGCTTGCCCTTGCTCAGGCAAAAGCAAACTTACAGCGGCTCAAAAATGAATACAACCGTTCAAAAGCTCTTTTTGAAAAAGGAATGATAAATGAAAATGCCTACGAAAAAGCCCTTGACGATTATAAAGTTGCCGAAGCGAGATTCAAACAGGCAAAGCTCGACCTTCAAAGGACAGTTGTAAAAGCTCCGTTCAACTGCCTTATCAGGACAGAAGATATTGATATTGGAGAGTATGTCCGCGCAGGAAACAGTGTTGGCACAATAGCAGGCACGGACAGTGTGGAAATTATCGTGCCTCTTCCTCAAAAGGATTTGTATTGGATTGATATACCACAAATGAAAAGTAAAAAGGAAGGCGCAGAAGCAGAAGTCATTTTAGAGACTCCTGACAATAATTTTGTATGGAAGGGGAAAGTAGTGAGAATACTTGGAGAAATAAACAGATTAGACAGGATGCCAAGAGTTGTAGTTGAGGTGTCAGACCCCTATCAATTAAAGAAAAGAAGAGAAGACAAAGCGCCCAATTTGGCTATTGGGAGTTTTGTAAAGGTACATATCAAAGGAAAATTATTTCCGTCGATTTGTGCTATCCCAAGAAAATTACTCTTAAATGATTCAACAGTGTGGCTCATAGACAATTCAAATCGATTGAGAAAACAGAAAATTACAGTTCTTCACCGCGAAGAAGATGTCCTTCTCATCAAAGATGGGCTCGATAGCGGTGATCGCCTTCTACTTACAAATATTCCCGGTGCCGCAGACGGCTTAGTAGTAAGTCCTGTCAATGGAGGAGTTGCTGAATGA
- a CDS encoding efflux RND transporter permease subunit, translating into MKKAIEWMAKNHVAANLLMLLLIVGGLINAFSIKQEIFPEMTLDMIQISMSYPGAGPEEIEEGIILKIEENISGIAGIKEVRSTAMEGIGIIDAELEEGEDPDIILQDIKSAVDRITTFPENAEKPVISKLVSRNQVVSIVLYGDTTEWILREQADIIQKELLALPEITQVDLVGVRPYEISVEIPEENLRRYNLTLNQVAARLKRASLDLPAGTVKTAEGNILLRTKEKRYWAKEYEDISIITNIDGTEVKLKDIAKVKDTFSETDTFSICDGKPAVMIKVSRVGDQKPTVISDAVKRYIKKKKETLPSSLNLIIWNDSSENLASRLSLLKKNAFFGLCLVLLVLGMFLEIRLAMWVMLGIPISVFGGLFILPFLGVSINMISLFAFILVLGILVDDAIVIGENIYAHRQMGKTHLRAAIDGAIEVAVPVIFSVLTTVAAFVPLLFVGGIMGKFIKVIPMIVITLLLVSLIESLFILPSHLSGESNKRKEGILLSASHKILSFFSTKLTNFISGPYRKFLKVCLNNRYNTIAVSIFVLIAVIGMVQGGILKFVFMPEVDSNVILIALEMSPGTPLSETAKVQKIIAEKAREAAAEYDKERGKNKSIIKHIYSVIGGKMSSRGISAEASGSNSHIADIAIHLEDVEERGIPAEEIGRKIRSKIPNIAGVEALTFDTSLAHFGGANIDIQLSHDNPEVLEMASEKVKQALAKYPGVGSIVDTFVRGKDELKIRIKPEARTLGITEEEMARQIRAAFYGAEALRFQRGRNEVKVMVKYPPEERKRLANLEAMRIRIPGNTEIPLLQAAYVEKGKGFNEINRTNRKRVVNVSANVYSKVSNAQEIIEDLSRTLLPDLARSYPGLSYSLEGQEKERRESFGSMIKGFPLALIAIFALLAIPFKSYIQPLLIMVSIPYGIIGAFIGHLIMGFSLNMLSIYGLVALAGVVVNDSLLLIDKINRNRYEGQKLMDAVVNAAERRFRPILLTSLTTFFGLIPILLESSVQAQWLIPMAISLAFGVLFATSITLILIPSLYVALEDIHTTVKVDSSYSTEEEITH; encoded by the coding sequence ATGAAAAAAGCAATTGAATGGATGGCAAAAAATCATGTAGCGGCAAATCTATTGATGCTGCTTCTAATTGTAGGGGGCTTAATCAATGCCTTTTCTATCAAACAGGAAATTTTCCCTGAAATGACACTGGATATGATTCAGATATCAATGTCATATCCAGGTGCAGGACCTGAAGAGATTGAAGAAGGAATAATCCTAAAAATTGAAGAAAATATTTCGGGAATAGCAGGCATAAAAGAAGTGCGTTCAACCGCTATGGAGGGAATAGGAATTATCGATGCAGAGCTCGAGGAAGGAGAAGATCCTGATATAATTCTTCAGGATATCAAGTCTGCTGTTGATCGAATAACCACCTTCCCTGAGAATGCAGAAAAACCTGTAATATCAAAGCTTGTAAGCAGAAATCAAGTTGTGTCAATAGTACTTTATGGAGATACCACCGAATGGATATTGAGAGAACAGGCGGATATAATTCAAAAAGAACTTTTGGCGCTTCCTGAAATCACTCAAGTGGACTTGGTCGGTGTCCGTCCTTATGAAATTTCAGTTGAGATTCCTGAAGAAAACCTTCGCCGATATAATCTGACTTTAAATCAAGTTGCCGCAAGATTGAAGCGCGCTTCTCTTGATCTTCCTGCAGGAACAGTAAAAACAGCGGAAGGCAACATTCTTCTTCGAACAAAAGAGAAGCGATATTGGGCAAAAGAATATGAAGACATATCAATAATTACGAACATAGACGGCACAGAAGTAAAATTGAAAGACATCGCAAAAGTAAAAGACACATTCAGCGAAACAGATACCTTCTCAATATGCGATGGCAAACCTGCTGTGATGATTAAAGTTTCCAGAGTGGGAGACCAAAAACCGACTGTCATTTCAGATGCAGTAAAAAGATACATTAAAAAGAAGAAGGAAACACTTCCATCTTCACTTAACCTCATAATTTGGAATGACAGCTCTGAGAATCTCGCAAGCAGATTGAGTCTTCTCAAGAAAAATGCATTCTTTGGGCTCTGTCTCGTCCTTTTAGTGCTCGGTATGTTTCTTGAAATTCGTCTTGCAATGTGGGTAATGCTGGGAATCCCCATTTCCGTTTTCGGAGGGCTCTTTATACTTCCTTTCTTGGGCGTTTCAATAAATATGATATCACTCTTTGCTTTCATACTCGTACTTGGAATTCTTGTAGATGACGCAATCGTTATTGGAGAAAATATCTATGCCCATAGGCAAATGGGGAAAACGCATCTTCGCGCGGCAATAGACGGCGCAATAGAAGTTGCCGTACCTGTCATATTCTCAGTGCTTACAACTGTAGCGGCATTCGTCCCGCTTCTCTTTGTAGGTGGAATAATGGGAAAATTCATCAAAGTTATTCCTATGATAGTCATAACACTTCTTTTAGTATCTTTGATTGAGTCTCTTTTTATCCTACCATCACATCTTTCAGGTGAATCCAACAAAAGGAAAGAAGGAATTCTACTAAGTGCAAGCCATAAAATTTTATCCTTCTTCAGCACTAAACTCACAAATTTCATTTCAGGGCCATACAGAAAATTTTTAAAAGTCTGTTTGAATAACCGTTATAATACAATTGCTGTGAGCATTTTTGTTCTAATTGCAGTTATTGGAATGGTGCAGGGGGGAATCCTCAAATTTGTTTTTATGCCGGAAGTGGACAGTAATGTAATTCTCATTGCCCTTGAAATGTCGCCGGGCACACCATTGAGCGAGACAGCAAAAGTTCAAAAAATAATAGCTGAAAAAGCAAGGGAAGCAGCAGCAGAATATGACAAAGAACGAGGAAAGAATAAATCGATAATCAAGCATATCTACTCAGTGATTGGCGGTAAAATGTCATCTCGAGGCATATCGGCTGAAGCATCGGGTTCAAATTCCCATATAGCGGATATAGCCATTCATCTTGAAGATGTGGAGGAGAGAGGTATACCTGCTGAAGAAATAGGAAGAAAAATACGCAGTAAAATTCCCAATATTGCCGGGGTAGAGGCGCTAACTTTCGATACCAGTCTTGCCCATTTTGGCGGCGCAAACATTGATATTCAGCTTTCGCATGATAATCCTGAAGTCTTGGAAATGGCTTCTGAAAAGGTTAAACAGGCACTGGCTAAATATCCCGGTGTTGGAAGCATAGTTGATACATTCGTAAGGGGAAAAGATGAATTGAAAATTCGAATCAAACCTGAAGCAAGAACCTTAGGAATCACAGAAGAAGAAATGGCAAGGCAGATTAGGGCGGCATTTTACGGAGCTGAAGCACTGCGTTTTCAAAGAGGAAGAAATGAAGTCAAGGTAATGGTGAAATATCCTCCCGAAGAAAGGAAAAGACTTGCCAATCTCGAAGCAATGCGAATTAGAATTCCCGGAAATACTGAAATCCCTCTCCTTCAGGCGGCATATGTGGAGAAGGGAAAAGGATTCAACGAAATCAACAGGACAAACAGGAAAAGGGTGGTAAATGTTTCAGCCAATGTTTACAGCAAAGTCTCCAATGCACAGGAAATAATAGAAGACCTCAGTCGTACACTTCTTCCGGATTTGGCAAGAAGCTACCCCGGACTTTCATATTCTTTGGAAGGTCAGGAAAAGGAGCGCAGAGAATCCTTTGGCAGTATGATCAAGGGATTTCCCCTTGCGTTGATTGCAATATTCGCACTTCTTGCAATACCCTTTAAAAGCTATATCCAACCTCTTTTAATTATGGTTTCTATCCCTTATGGAATAATTGGAGCTTTCATTGGTCATCTCATAATGGGATTTTCTCTCAATATGTTAAGCATTTACGGATTAGTTGCATTGGCAGGAGTCGTAGTTAACGATTCTCTTTTACTTATTGATAAAATAAACCGCAACCGCTATGAAGGTCAGAAGCTGATGGACGCTGTTGTAAATGCCGCAGAAAGGCGTTTCCGCCCTATTCTCCTTACTTCCCTTACCACCTTCTTTGGCTTGATTCCGATACTTCTTGAGTCGAGTGTGCAGGCACAATGGCTTATTCCTATGGCTATCAGCCTCGCCTTTGGAGTGCTTTTCGCTACAAGCATCACATTAATCCTGATTCCATCGCTCTATGTGGCACTTGAAGATATTCATACAACTGTTAAAGTGGATTCATCATATAGTACAGAAGAAGAGATTACCCATTGA
- a CDS encoding NAD-dependent epimerase/dehydratase family protein, whose translation MKSALVTGGAGFIGSHIVDALIDDGFTVSIVDNLATGKERNINPSAHFYKIDIRDEKLSDVFDREKPDIVFHLAAQMDVRKSVEDPSYDADVNVRGAINLLENSKRTGVEKLLFSSTGGAIYGEPETFPVKEDHPIRPLSPYGLTKFVFENYLGLYERLYGFKYTVLRYPNVYGPRQDPHGEAGVVAIFSQQMLTGVQPKIFGDGNKTRDYVFIEDIVKANMICIEKGEGEILNLGWGKEVKDIEIFEAVRDAVGANVEPFFAEPRLGEIERISLDASKAEKIIGWKPTIPLKEGVRRAVEFYRNLLAK comes from the coding sequence ATGAAAAGTGCTTTAGTAACTGGAGGTGCAGGTTTTATTGGCTCTCATATTGTTGATGCTCTCATTGATGATGGATTTACAGTTTCCATTGTTGATAATCTTGCAACCGGTAAAGAGAGGAATATAAATCCATCTGCCCACTTTTATAAGATAGATATAAGGGATGAAAAACTTTCCGATGTTTTTGACCGTGAAAAGCCGGATATTGTCTTTCATCTTGCGGCTCAAATGGATGTGAGAAAATCGGTGGAAGATCCTTCTTATGATGCAGATGTAAATGTGCGAGGTGCAATCAATCTTCTTGAAAATTCAAAAAGGACAGGTGTTGAAAAACTTCTTTTTTCGTCAACAGGCGGCGCAATATATGGTGAACCGGAAACATTTCCTGTGAAAGAAGACCATCCAATTCGGCCTCTCTCCCCTTATGGACTTACAAAATTTGTATTTGAAAACTATCTTGGGCTTTATGAAAGACTTTATGGCTTTAAATATACAGTCCTTAGGTATCCCAATGTCTATGGACCAAGGCAGGACCCGCATGGAGAGGCAGGTGTAGTGGCGATTTTTTCTCAACAGATGCTCACAGGCGTCCAACCCAAAATTTTTGGCGACGGCAACAAAACACGAGACTATGTTTTTATCGAAGATATTGTGAAAGCCAATATGATATGTATAGAAAAAGGTGAAGGTGAAATATTGAATCTTGGGTGGGGAAAGGAGGTCAAAGATATTGAGATATTTGAAGCAGTGAGAGACGCTGTTGGCGCTAATGTTGAGCCTTTTTTCGCAGAGCCGCGCTTGGGCGAAATAGAAAGAATTTCACTTGATGCATCGAAAGCTGAAAAAATAATCGGCTGGAAGCCCACGATACCTCTTAAAGAAGGTGTAAGGCGTGCTGTAGAGTTTTATCGAAATCTCTTAGCCAAATAA
- a CDS encoding HAD-IIIA family hydrolase — protein sequence MFVLTDRDGVINKNCDGDYIKRWEDFEFLPGAIDALKRLAREGVMCAIISNQSGVGKNVMTKEELYEVDKRMHEELRKNGCVVEKTYYCIHRPEEGCSCRKPMPGLLLEACREMNVNPKEGFFIGDYYTDIEAGYSAGMRTILVRSGRGEKALLDKEEWKVAPDFIADNLEEAVDIILNLKEKG from the coding sequence ATGTTTGTTTTGACTGACAGAGACGGAGTCATAAATAAAAACTGCGACGGTGATTATATAAAGCGGTGGGAAGATTTTGAATTTTTACCCGGCGCAATCGATGCACTGAAACGTCTTGCTCGAGAGGGGGTAATGTGCGCTATCATATCAAACCAATCAGGAGTCGGTAAAAATGTAATGACGAAGGAAGAGCTTTATGAAGTTGACAAAAGAATGCATGAAGAGTTGAGGAAGAATGGATGCGTCGTTGAGAAGACATACTACTGTATTCATAGGCCGGAAGAAGGATGCAGCTGCAGAAAACCTATGCCGGGACTGCTTCTTGAAGCATGCAGAGAGATGAATGTAAATCCAAAGGAGGGATTTTTTATAGGTGATTATTATACAGATATTGAAGCAGGATATTCTGCAGGAATGAGGACAATTCTTGTTAGAAGCGGTAGAGGAGAAAAGGCATTACTCGATAAAGAAGAGTGGAAAGTAGCCCCTGATTTTATTGCTGACAATCTTGAAGAAGCAGTGGATATAATTTTAAATTTGAAGGAGAAGGGATAA
- a CDS encoding SIS domain-containing protein gives MDPKEYLNDISDIVQKIPVQKIEEIVDLLMNAYDSEKQIFLFGNGGSASSASHMACDLGKGTVVEGKKRFKVISLSDSIPLMTAYANDYDYEYIFSEQLKNLVNEGDIAFGLSGSGNSKNVLNALKTAKEKKAITVGLTGFEGGKMASLCDKCIIVPSDNMQKIEDLHLIICHTIFSRIRDLLKS, from the coding sequence ATGGATCCAAAAGAATATCTAAATGACATATCGGATATTGTACAGAAGATACCTGTGCAGAAGATAGAAGAGATAGTTGATTTGCTGATGAATGCTTATGATAGTGAGAAGCAGATTTTTCTCTTTGGAAACGGCGGGAGTGCGTCAAGTGCATCGCATATGGCTTGTGACCTTGGGAAGGGGACCGTAGTTGAGGGGAAAAAAAGATTTAAGGTCATTTCTCTATCTGACAGCATACCTCTTATGACTGCGTATGCCAATGATTATGATTATGAATATATTTTTTCCGAACAACTGAAAAACCTTGTGAATGAAGGAGATATCGCTTTTGGTTTGAGCGGAAGCGGAAATTCAAAAAATGTTTTAAATGCTCTCAAAACAGCCAAAGAAAAAAAGGCAATAACGGTAGGATTGACAGGTTTTGAAGGCGGCAAGATGGCAAGCCTTTGTGACAAATGTATAATAGTGCCGAGCGATAATATGCAGAAGATTGAAGACCTGCATCTTATAATCTGCCATACAATCTTTTCAAGAATAAGAGACCTCCTTAAAAGCTGA
- a CDS encoding GHMP kinase → MIISQTPLRISFAGGGTDFLDYYSNFGGGRVLSTAIDKYIYVIIKRRFDRMIRIGYSTTEMVNDIDDIQHDLVREGLKKVGIFEGVEISTMADIPSTGSGLGSSSAVTVGLLNAMYAYRGILKTAEELAKEACEIEIDILKKPIGKQDQYISSYGNLRDIIFKENGDVEINAVEIDEGIKDQLNRNLLLFYTGKKRKSSSILSEQKKNISSFCDILSAMKSMVKEMKSCLMKGNLDDFGKLLHKGWMYKKNLASKISNSYIDEIYEEALRKGALGGKVAGAGGGGFLLLYCPYDRQLAVREALSNLPELKFNFERDGTKIIFNIQR, encoded by the coding sequence ATGATTATTTCTCAAACACCTTTAAGAATTAGTTTTGCCGGCGGCGGCACGGATTTTTTGGATTACTATTCCAACTTTGGAGGCGGTCGAGTTTTAAGCACTGCTATTGACAAATATATCTATGTCATCATAAAGAGACGTTTCGATAGGATGATAAGAATTGGATATTCAACAACAGAGATGGTTAATGATATTGATGATATTCAGCACGACCTTGTGCGTGAGGGGCTGAAAAAGGTGGGAATCTTTGAAGGTGTTGAAATATCAACGATGGCAGATATACCATCTACCGGCTCAGGGCTTGGCTCATCGAGCGCAGTGACGGTAGGGCTTTTGAATGCAATGTATGCCTATCGGGGGATACTCAAAACAGCAGAAGAACTCGCTAAAGAAGCCTGTGAAATAGAAATCGATATCTTGAAAAAACCTATTGGCAAACAGGACCAATATATTTCTTCATATGGAAACCTGAGAGATATCATCTTCAAGGAGAATGGAGATGTGGAGATAAATGCTGTCGAAATTGACGAAGGCATAAAAGACCAGCTTAATCGAAATCTCCTTCTTTTCTATACAGGGAAAAAAAGAAAATCCAGCAGTATCCTTTCAGAGCAGAAGAAAAACATTTCTTCTTTTTGCGACATATTGAGCGCAATGAAATCTATGGTAAAAGAAATGAAAAGTTGTCTTATGAAGGGAAATCTCGATGATTTTGGAAAACTCCTTCATAAAGGATGGATGTATAAGAAGAATCTTGCAAGTAAAATTAGCAACAGTTATATAGATGAAATCTATGAAGAAGCTTTGAGAAAAGGAGCTCTTGGCGGAAAGGTTGCAGGTGCAGGCGGTGGTGGTTTCCTTTTGCTCTATTGTCCCTATGACAGGCAGTTGGCTGTTAGAGAAGCGTTGTCAAATTTGCCTGAGCTCAAATTTAATTTTGAGAGAGATGGTACAAAAATAATTTTTAACATACAGCGTTGA
- a CDS encoding nucleotidyltransferase family protein, with product MKAFLLAAGLGTRLRPLTNEIPKCLVPIAGKPLIYYWFQLFEKYEISEVLINLHYLPDKLRSFVEELKTSIKVELFYEKELLGSAGTVFYNKGWVGSDERFLVVYADNLTNIDISKFLRFHHKKKGLMTIGLFEAENPRECGIVDIDSSSRICGFYEKVENPPGNLANAGIYVAESKIFDIFEFRKPLDFGFDILPKLTGQIYGYKIQEYFIDIGTPENYKKACAEWEKILNKGES from the coding sequence GTGAAAGCATTTCTCCTTGCTGCCGGTTTAGGCACAAGATTGAGGCCCTTGACAAATGAAATTCCCAAGTGTCTTGTCCCAATTGCAGGGAAACCGCTTATTTACTATTGGTTTCAACTCTTTGAAAAATATGAAATTAGTGAAGTCTTGATAAATCTTCATTATCTGCCGGATAAGCTGCGCAGTTTTGTTGAAGAATTAAAGACTTCCATAAAAGTAGAACTCTTTTATGAAAAGGAGCTTTTGGGAAGTGCGGGAACGGTTTTTTACAATAAAGGTTGGGTTGGCAGTGATGAGAGATTTTTAGTCGTATATGCCGATAATCTTACGAATATAGACATCTCAAAATTTTTAAGGTTTCATCATAAGAAGAAGGGGTTGATGACAATAGGACTCTTTGAAGCGGAGAATCCAAGAGAATGTGGAATTGTTGATATTGATTCTTCTTCAAGGATTTGCGGATTTTATGAAAAAGTAGAGAATCCTCCGGGAAATTTAGCTAATGCAGGTATTTATGTTGCAGAAAGTAAAATTTTTGATATTTTTGAGTTTAGGAAACCTCTTGATTTTGGCTTTGATATTCTGCCAAAGTTGACTGGACAGATATATGGTTATAAAATACAGGAGTATTTTATTGATATAGGTACACCTGAGAATTATAAAAAAGCATGCGCTGAATGGGAGAAGATTTTGAATAAAGGGGAATCTTGA